The Catenuloplanes niger genome includes a window with the following:
- a CDS encoding ATP-binding cassette domain-containing protein, which produces MPPVIEIAGLRKEYRKLRGGTHRALDGFDMLVEPGQVHGFLGPNGSGKTTTLRALLGLVRADAGEMRILGHASPGALPQVIGRVGAIVESPQFFGNFSGRRMLSLLATAGGVPQSRVEEVLAQVGLRDRGKDIIKTYSLGMRQRLAVASALLKAPELLILDEPANGLDPAGIREMRDLVRALAGHGVTVLISSHILAEIQLICDSVTIISRGRRVLAGPVSDVLASFDHGDFRVRTADLPRAAQVLAAAGVAVTAAPDHLVAHRVTEPARLTELLGGQGLWVAELTPLTPDLESVFLRLTGTAPAPDGDRQVDDAVLPPAPSAPLNEFSFQPGPAPEVPR; this is translated from the coding sequence ATGCCTCCGGTGATCGAGATCGCGGGGCTCCGGAAGGAGTACCGCAAGCTGCGCGGTGGGACGCATCGCGCGCTGGACGGGTTCGACATGCTGGTCGAGCCGGGCCAGGTGCACGGCTTTCTCGGGCCGAACGGATCGGGCAAGACCACCACGCTGCGCGCGCTGCTCGGCCTGGTGCGCGCGGACGCCGGGGAGATGCGGATTCTCGGGCACGCCTCGCCGGGCGCGCTGCCGCAGGTGATCGGCCGGGTCGGCGCGATCGTGGAGAGCCCGCAGTTCTTCGGCAACTTCAGCGGGCGCCGGATGCTGTCGCTGCTGGCCACCGCGGGTGGCGTGCCGCAGAGCCGGGTCGAGGAGGTGTTGGCCCAGGTCGGGCTGCGGGACCGCGGCAAGGACATCATCAAGACCTACTCGCTCGGCATGCGACAGCGGCTCGCCGTGGCGTCCGCGCTGCTCAAGGCGCCGGAGCTGCTGATCCTGGACGAACCGGCGAACGGACTGGACCCGGCCGGCATCCGGGAGATGCGCGACCTGGTCCGCGCGCTCGCGGGGCACGGCGTCACGGTGCTGATCTCCAGCCACATCCTGGCCGAGATCCAGCTGATCTGTGACTCGGTCACGATCATCTCGCGTGGCCGGCGGGTGCTGGCCGGGCCGGTCAGCGACGTGCTGGCCAGCTTCGACCACGGTGACTTCCGGGTCCGGACGGCCGACCTGCCGCGCGCCGCGCAGGTACTCGCCGCGGCCGGCGTGGCGGTGACGGCCGCGCCGGACCACCTGGTCGCGCACCGGGTCACCGAGCCGGCCCGGCTCACCGAGCTGCTCGGCGGCCAGGGCCTGTGGGTGGCCGAGCTGACGCCGCTCACGCCGGACCTGGAGAGCGTCTTCCTGCGGCTCACCGGCACCGCGCCGGCGCCGGACGGGGACCGGCAGGTGGACGACGCCGTGCTCCCGCCGGCGCCGTCCGCACCGCTCAACGAGTTCTCGTTCCAGCCCGGCCCGGCCCCGGAGGTGCCCCGGTGA
- a CDS encoding ABC transporter permease subunit, which yields MNLLHAEARRLVARRFVQLMAVLLIGTCLVAVVSTVASSHTPTDVELREATEQAAVNYGYARQDYEMCRTERPGPTCVPPDPADFRPEDQLYGTFVFAREISGLVYFVAAFLALFGFLVGASFIGAEMSSGGLTNLLLWRPRRPVVLGAKLAVVTGAVFAVSVVVTTAYIAAFWGVSTISGFAGDTSGTFWADLVLVAVRALLLVLGTTVVGFSLATLGRHTAAALGVVAAYVVLWEIGLRIVLSTVEVPEADRWMLSSYLAAFVNGRVVLWNSACATPDCTAEYALTWVDGTLVGGAVTLLTAVAAFVLTQRRDMA from the coding sequence GTGAACCTGCTCCACGCCGAGGCCCGCCGGCTGGTGGCGCGCCGGTTCGTACAGCTGATGGCGGTGCTCCTCATCGGCACCTGCCTGGTCGCGGTGGTCAGCACCGTGGCGAGTTCGCACACGCCGACCGACGTGGAGCTGCGCGAGGCCACCGAGCAGGCGGCCGTCAACTACGGGTACGCCCGCCAGGACTACGAGATGTGCCGGACCGAGCGGCCCGGCCCGACCTGCGTGCCGCCGGACCCGGCCGACTTCCGGCCGGAGGACCAGCTCTACGGCACGTTCGTGTTCGCCCGCGAGATCAGCGGCCTGGTCTACTTCGTGGCCGCGTTCCTGGCGCTGTTCGGCTTCCTGGTCGGCGCGTCGTTCATCGGCGCCGAGATGTCGTCCGGCGGTCTGACGAACCTGCTGCTCTGGCGGCCGCGACGGCCGGTCGTGCTGGGCGCGAAGTTGGCCGTGGTGACCGGTGCGGTGTTCGCGGTCTCGGTCGTGGTGACCACCGCCTACATCGCCGCGTTCTGGGGCGTGAGCACGATCAGCGGCTTCGCCGGTGACACCTCCGGCACGTTCTGGGCGGACCTGGTGCTGGTGGCCGTGCGCGCGCTGCTGCTCGTGCTCGGCACCACCGTGGTCGGCTTCTCGCTCGCGACGCTGGGCCGGCACACCGCGGCCGCGCTCGGCGTGGTCGCGGCGTACGTGGTGCTGTGGGAGATCGGTCTGCGGATCGTGCTGAGCACCGTGGAGGTGCCCGAGGCGGACCGGTGGATGCTGAGCAGCTATCTGGCCGCGTTCGTCAACGGCCGGGTGGTGCTCTGGAACTCCGCCTGCGCGACGCCGGACTGCACCGCCGAGTACGCGCTGACCTGGGTGGACGGCACGCTGGTCGGCGGCGCGGTGACGCTGCTGACCGCGGTGGCCGCGTTCGTGCTGACCCAGCGGCGCGACATGGCCTGA
- a CDS encoding PLD nuclease N-terminal domain-containing protein: MARLFAFVFLLQIAMAVVALISCLSAEPEQIRRLPRLVWAVVIVLIPVAGPILWFLAGRVRPGRGAAGAPRRPLAPDDNPDFLRTLDSDKARRDREQFERWEEDLRRREEKLRRDEDPKNPELRNGDA; the protein is encoded by the coding sequence ATGGCTCGACTGTTCGCGTTCGTCTTCCTGCTGCAGATCGCGATGGCGGTCGTGGCCCTGATCAGCTGCCTCTCCGCGGAGCCGGAGCAGATCCGCCGCCTGCCGCGGCTGGTGTGGGCGGTGGTGATCGTGCTGATTCCGGTGGCCGGCCCGATCCTGTGGTTCCTGGCCGGGCGGGTCCGGCCGGGCCGGGGGGCGGCGGGGGCACCGCGCCGGCCGCTCGCGCCGGACGACAACCCGGACTTCCTGCGCACGCTGGACTCGGACAAGGCCCGCCGGGACCGGGAGCAGTTCGAGCGGTGGGAGGAGGACCTCCGACGGCGCGAGGAGAAACTGCGCCGCGACGAGGACCCGAAGAACCCGGAGCTGCGCAACGGCGACGCCTGA
- a CDS encoding DUF202 domain-containing protein codes for MTQPVHGPGVPIIRTGLAWRRTALSFAAVTLLTLRLTLTSDGGVPVAVAGALAALAACGTALVVVRRRVADLRHGRTSPSGHSLLLCAVLTLGYALIGAVLMIL; via the coding sequence ATGACCCAGCCGGTGCACGGGCCGGGCGTGCCGATCATCCGGACCGGGCTGGCCTGGCGGCGGACCGCGCTGTCGTTCGCCGCGGTCACGCTGCTGACGCTGCGGCTCACGCTCACCTCGGACGGCGGCGTGCCGGTGGCCGTGGCCGGCGCGCTGGCCGCGCTCGCCGCGTGCGGGACCGCGCTGGTCGTGGTGCGGCGCCGGGTGGCCGACCTCCGACACGGCCGCACCTCACCGAGCGGACACTCGCTGTTACTCTGCGCCGTTCTGACGCTCGGCTACGCCCTGATCGGTGCCGTCCTGATGATCCTCTGA
- a CDS encoding YidH family protein: MRALLKSWFDPRDVQRVGSTPDYRFSLANERTFLAWVRTGLALVAGGLAAFQFLPRMPTTYLRETIAVVLLLLGGAVAFHSVRHWTRTERAMRLDEDLPPSHFPALLAGGVTLGALVLAAALVLQVLG, encoded by the coding sequence GTGCGCGCGCTGCTCAAGAGCTGGTTCGATCCCCGGGACGTGCAGCGGGTCGGCTCCACCCCGGACTACCGCTTCTCGCTGGCCAACGAGCGCACGTTCCTCGCCTGGGTGCGCACCGGGCTGGCGCTGGTGGCGGGCGGGCTGGCCGCGTTCCAGTTCCTGCCCCGCATGCCGACGACGTACCTGCGCGAGACGATCGCGGTGGTGCTGCTCCTGCTCGGCGGCGCGGTCGCGTTCCACTCGGTGCGGCACTGGACGCGCACCGAGCGGGCCATGCGGCTGGACGAGGACCTGCCGCCGTCGCACTTCCCGGCGCTGCTGGCCGGCGGCGTCACGCTCGGCGCGCTGGTGCTCGCGGCGGCCCTGGTCCTGCAGGTCCTCGGATGA
- a CDS encoding GNAT family N-acetyltransferase, which translates to MTTPDLDATALLATYDAQLRAHLPNPLPAGATVERDGPLVRLRGLDEGGFITYTDLGDLDGAELDALIARQTALFTELGESVEWKLHGHDLPRDLADRLTAAGFAAEERETVVVGAVAPLAAAVPVVPEGVRLREVTSREDLDRIARLGELIYPGTSRQWWADAMEREIAADPQSVTIVVAETDDEARTLVCAAWIRYVTGTAFGTLWGGGTHPEHRRRGIYKALVAYRARLAEQRGFTLLQVDASDESRPILERLGFTALTTTTPYVFRP; encoded by the coding sequence GTGACCACACCGGATCTTGATGCCACGGCCCTGCTCGCCACGTACGACGCCCAGTTGCGGGCGCACCTGCCGAACCCGTTGCCGGCGGGCGCGACCGTCGAGCGGGACGGCCCGCTGGTGCGGCTGCGCGGGCTGGACGAGGGCGGGTTCATCACGTACACCGACCTCGGCGACCTGGACGGCGCGGAGCTGGACGCGCTGATCGCCCGGCAGACCGCGCTCTTCACCGAGCTGGGCGAGAGCGTGGAGTGGAAGCTGCACGGCCACGACCTGCCCCGCGATCTCGCCGACCGGCTCACCGCGGCCGGGTTCGCCGCCGAGGAGCGGGAGACCGTGGTGGTGGGCGCGGTCGCGCCGCTCGCGGCCGCGGTGCCGGTGGTGCCCGAGGGGGTACGGCTGCGCGAGGTCACGTCCCGCGAGGACCTGGACCGGATCGCCCGGCTCGGCGAGCTCATCTACCCCGGTACGTCCCGTCAGTGGTGGGCGGACGCGATGGAGCGGGAGATCGCGGCGGACCCGCAGTCGGTCACGATCGTGGTGGCGGAGACGGACGACGAGGCCCGCACGCTGGTCTGCGCGGCCTGGATCCGCTACGTCACCGGCACCGCGTTCGGCACGCTGTGGGGCGGCGGCACGCACCCGGAGCACCGGCGGCGCGGCATCTACAAGGCGCTGGTGGCATACCGGGCGCGGCTCGCCGAGCAGCGCGGGTTCACGTTGCTGCAGGTGGACGCGTCGGACGAGAGTCGGCCGATCCTGGAGCGGCTCGGCTTCACGGCGCTGACCACCACCACGCCGTACGTCTTCCGGCCGTAG
- a CDS encoding electron transfer flavoprotein subunit beta/FixA family protein has translation MNIVVLVKQVPDSGAERSLRADDNTVDRGAASNVINEMDEYAIEEALRLTEAHGGEVTVLTMGPSGATESIRKALSMGPAKAVHIVDDALRGSCAVATSKVIATALGRLNADVILCGSESTDGRVQVLPHMLAERLGVAALTGARKLTVDGSTLTVERQTDEGYEVVTASTPAVVSVWDTINEPRYPSFKGIMAAKKKPVETLSLADLGVDPSEVGFAGATSTVIEHAQRPPRSAGQRVVDEGEAGVKLVEFLATEKFV, from the coding sequence ATGAACATTGTGGTACTGGTCAAGCAGGTACCGGACTCCGGTGCCGAACGGTCTCTGCGTGCCGACGACAACACCGTTGACCGCGGTGCGGCGAGCAACGTCATCAACGAGATGGACGAGTACGCGATCGAGGAGGCACTGCGCCTCACCGAGGCGCACGGCGGCGAGGTCACGGTGCTGACCATGGGCCCGTCCGGCGCCACCGAGTCGATCCGCAAGGCGCTCTCCATGGGCCCGGCCAAGGCCGTGCACATCGTCGACGACGCGCTGCGCGGCTCCTGCGCCGTCGCCACCTCCAAGGTGATCGCGACCGCGCTCGGCCGGCTGAACGCGGACGTGATCCTCTGCGGCTCGGAGTCCACCGACGGCCGCGTCCAGGTGCTCCCGCACATGCTCGCGGAGCGGCTCGGCGTCGCGGCGCTCACCGGCGCGCGCAAGCTCACCGTCGACGGCAGCACGCTGACCGTCGAGCGGCAGACCGACGAGGGGTACGAGGTGGTCACCGCCTCGACGCCGGCCGTCGTCTCGGTGTGGGACACGATCAACGAGCCGCGGTACCCGTCCTTCAAGGGCATCATGGCCGCGAAGAAGAAGCCGGTGGAGACGCTGTCCCTGGCCGACCTGGGCGTGGACCCGTCCGAGGTCGGCTTCGCGGGCGCCACCAGCACGGTGATCGAGCACGCGCAGCGCCCGCCGCGCTCCGCCGGTCAGCGGGTCGTCGACGAGGGCGAGGCCGGCGTGAAGCTGGTCGAGTTCCTCGCCACCGAGAAGTTCGTCTGA
- a CDS encoding electron transfer flavoprotein subunit alpha/FixB family protein, producing the protein MAEVLVVVEAAASGVKKVTLELLTLAREIGSPSAVVLGGPGAAEALTPRLAEYGAEKVYAAESEEIDGYLVAPKATVLAELVRRVSPAAVLLASSQEGKEIAARLAIKLDNGVLTDAVGLDADGTATQVAFAGATIVKSKVTRGLPIVALRPNSLTPTPAPASPSVESLPVTATESDKLAKVVERVAEQKGARPELSEASVVVSGGRGVGGADGFKLVEELADLLGGAVGASRAAVDSGFYPHQYQVGQTGKTVSPQLYIALGISGAIQHRAGMQTSKTIVAVNKDGEAPIFELADYGVVGDLNKVVPQAADEIRKRK; encoded by the coding sequence ATGGCAGAGGTTCTCGTCGTCGTCGAGGCCGCCGCCTCGGGCGTGAAGAAGGTCACCCTGGAGCTGCTCACGCTCGCGCGGGAGATCGGCTCGCCGTCCGCGGTCGTGCTGGGCGGGCCCGGCGCCGCGGAGGCGCTCACGCCCCGGCTCGCGGAGTACGGCGCGGAGAAGGTCTACGCGGCGGAGAGCGAGGAGATCGACGGCTACCTGGTCGCGCCCAAGGCGACCGTGCTGGCCGAGCTGGTCAGGCGCGTCTCCCCGGCCGCCGTGCTGCTCGCCTCCAGCCAGGAGGGCAAGGAGATCGCGGCCCGGCTGGCCATCAAGCTGGACAACGGCGTGCTCACCGACGCGGTCGGGCTGGACGCGGACGGCACGGCCACCCAGGTCGCGTTCGCCGGCGCCACCATCGTCAAGTCCAAGGTGACCCGCGGCCTGCCGATCGTGGCGCTCCGGCCCAACTCGCTGACCCCCACGCCGGCCCCGGCGTCCCCGTCGGTCGAGTCGCTCCCGGTCACCGCGACCGAGTCCGACAAGCTGGCCAAGGTCGTCGAGCGGGTCGCGGAGCAGAAGGGCGCGCGCCCGGAGCTCTCCGAGGCGTCCGTGGTCGTCTCCGGCGGCCGCGGCGTGGGCGGCGCGGACGGCTTCAAGCTGGTCGAGGAGCTGGCCGACCTGCTCGGCGGCGCGGTCGGCGCGTCCCGCGCGGCGGTCGACTCCGGCTTCTACCCGCACCAGTACCAGGTCGGGCAGACCGGCAAGACGGTGTCCCCGCAGCTCTACATCGCGCTCGGCATCTCCGGCGCGATCCAGCACCGGGCCGGCATGCAGACGTCGAAGACGATCGTCGCGGTGAACAAGGACGGCGAGGCGCCGATCTTCGAGCTGGCCGACTACGGCGTGGTGGGCGACCTCAACAAGGTGGTCCCGCAGGCCGCGGACGAGATCCGCAAGCGCAAGTAG
- a CDS encoding cysteine desulfurase family protein gives MAYLDHAATTPMLSEALEAYVATAREVGNASSLHAAGRHARQRVEESRERIGAALGARPSEVIFTSGGTESDNLAVKGMFWARRAVDAARTRVVASGVEHHAIMDSVDWLVAHEGASAGWLDADAIGRIRPATLEAELDAYGDAIAMITVMWANNEVGTVQPIAELAALAAARGIPFHTDAVQAVGQIPVDFGASGASALTLTGHKVGGPVGVGALLLGRDVAVTPLLHGGGQERDVRSGTLDAAGIVAFAVAVETAVKNQQEYAARVGGLRDRLVAGVHGVVPDAILNGAPEDRLPGNAHFSFPGCEGDALLLLLDAQGIDCSTGSACSAGVAQPSHVLVAMGADDDRARSSLRFTLGHTSTAADVDALIAALPAAVERARRAGVIKSVLG, from the coding sequence ATGGCCTACCTGGATCACGCCGCGACCACGCCGATGCTCAGCGAGGCGCTCGAGGCATACGTCGCCACGGCCCGCGAGGTCGGCAACGCGTCGTCGTTGCACGCCGCCGGCCGCCACGCACGTCAGCGCGTCGAGGAGTCCCGGGAACGGATCGGTGCGGCGCTCGGCGCCCGGCCCTCCGAGGTGATCTTCACGAGCGGCGGGACCGAGAGCGACAACCTCGCGGTCAAGGGCATGTTCTGGGCGCGGCGCGCGGTGGACGCGGCCCGCACCCGGGTGGTGGCCAGTGGCGTCGAACATCACGCGATCATGGACTCGGTCGACTGGCTGGTCGCGCACGAGGGCGCGAGCGCGGGCTGGCTCGACGCGGACGCGATCGGCCGGATCCGGCCCGCGACGCTCGAGGCCGAGCTCGACGCGTACGGCGACGCGATCGCGATGATCACCGTCATGTGGGCGAACAACGAGGTCGGCACCGTGCAGCCGATCGCGGAGCTGGCCGCGCTCGCGGCCGCGCGCGGTATCCCGTTCCACACCGACGCGGTGCAGGCCGTCGGTCAGATCCCGGTCGACTTCGGCGCCAGCGGCGCGTCCGCGCTCACCCTCACCGGGCACAAGGTGGGCGGCCCGGTCGGCGTCGGCGCGCTGCTGCTCGGCCGCGACGTGGCCGTGACGCCGCTGCTGCACGGCGGCGGCCAGGAGCGCGACGTCCGGTCCGGAACGCTGGACGCGGCCGGCATCGTCGCGTTCGCGGTCGCGGTCGAGACCGCGGTCAAGAACCAGCAGGAGTACGCGGCCCGCGTCGGCGGACTCCGCGACCGGCTGGTCGCGGGCGTGCACGGCGTGGTGCCGGACGCGATCCTGAACGGCGCGCCCGAGGACCGGCTGCCCGGCAACGCGCACTTCTCCTTCCCCGGCTGCGAGGGCGACGCGCTGCTGCTCCTGCTGGACGCGCAGGGCATCGACTGCTCCACCGGCTCGGCCTGCTCGGCCGGCGTCGCGCAGCCGTCGCACGTGCTGGTCGCGATGGGCGCGGACGACGACCGCGCGCGCTCGTCGCTGCGGTTCACGCTCGGCCACACCTCGACGGCCGCGGACGTGGACGCGCTGATCGCCGCGCTGCCCGCCGCGGTCGAGCGGGCCCGCCGGGCCGGGGTAATCAAATCGGTTCTCGGCTGA
- the mnmA gene encoding tRNA 2-thiouridine(34) synthase MnmA, which translates to MRVLAAMSGGVDSAVAAARAVEAGHDVTGVHLALSRNPQTFRTGARGCCTIEDSRDARRAADVLGIPFYVWDMAERFHADVVDDFVAEYAAGRTPNPCLRCNEKIKFAAVLDRAIALGFDAVVTGHHARLGADGLLRRSVDLPKDQSYVLAVLNRAQLDRSLFPLGSSTKAQVRAEAAERGLGVAEKPDSHDICFIADGDTRGFLESKLGSAPGDIVDSTTGEVVGAHSGAYAYTVGQRKGLGLTVPAADGRPRYVLSITPKTNTVTVGPAAALAVSTVYAGRPVWTGLPGAPAEPLDCVVQLRAHGETYPARVSVVDGGLVAALSTPARGVAAGQALVMYRPDPDGDVVLGSGTITHT; encoded by the coding sequence GTGCGTGTTCTCGCGGCGATGTCCGGCGGTGTCGACTCGGCGGTGGCGGCGGCCCGCGCCGTCGAAGCCGGTCATGACGTGACCGGCGTCCACCTGGCGCTCTCCCGCAACCCGCAGACGTTCCGGACCGGCGCGCGCGGCTGCTGCACGATCGAGGACTCCCGCGACGCGCGCCGCGCCGCCGACGTGCTCGGCATCCCGTTCTACGTGTGGGACATGGCCGAGCGCTTCCACGCGGACGTGGTCGACGACTTCGTCGCGGAGTACGCGGCCGGCCGCACGCCGAACCCGTGCCTGCGCTGCAACGAGAAGATCAAGTTCGCCGCGGTGCTGGACCGGGCGATCGCGCTCGGCTTCGACGCGGTGGTCACCGGCCACCACGCCCGGCTCGGCGCCGACGGCCTGCTGCGGCGCAGCGTCGACCTGCCCAAGGACCAGTCGTACGTGCTGGCCGTGCTCAACCGGGCACAGCTGGACCGGTCGCTCTTCCCGCTGGGCTCGTCGACCAAGGCGCAGGTGCGCGCCGAGGCGGCCGAGCGCGGGCTGGGCGTCGCGGAGAAGCCGGACTCGCACGACATCTGCTTCATCGCCGACGGTGACACGCGCGGCTTCCTGGAGTCGAAGCTGGGCTCCGCGCCGGGCGACATCGTGGACTCGACGACCGGCGAGGTGGTGGGCGCGCACAGCGGGGCGTACGCCTACACGGTCGGACAGCGCAAGGGGCTGGGCCTGACGGTCCCGGCCGCGGACGGCCGGCCGCGCTACGTGCTGTCGATCACCCCGAAGACGAACACGGTGACGGTCGGCCCGGCGGCCGCGCTGGCGGTGTCCACGGTGTACGCGGGCCGGCCGGTCTGGACCGGGCTGCCCGGCGCGCCGGCCGAGCCGCTGGACTGCGTGGTGCAGCTGCGGGCGCACGGCGAGACGTACCCGGCGCGGGTGTCCGTGGTGGACGGCGGGCTGGTGGCGGCGCTGTCCACGCCGGCCCGTGGGGTGGCGGCCGGGCAGGCCCTGGTGATGTACCGCCCGGACCCGGACGGGGACGTCGTGCTGGGCTCGGGCACGATCACCCACACCTGA
- a CDS encoding methionine synthase, whose amino-acid sequence MSDAAVWPWPEGAATGIGSLPGIDVAEAQRVVLGDLPDFPHLPELPARGPGADLVGRGAGFLVELPVELYAGRWRVAARPGKDLRRTRDLLDRDVDQLTEQAAEFTGPVKVQAAGPWTLAASIELPIGGRLLRDPGAVRDLTASLAEGVAAHVRDVAARLPGATVVLQLDEPSMPAVLAGRVRTESGLGTYRAVEATLASELLRQVVDAAGVPVVVHCCAPDVPLDVIRSSGAAGVALDLSLVERLDPLGEALDAGLGLLAGAAPTGLSSGPAGVASAVVADRVRKLWRELGFPAAQLAKQVVVTPACGLAGATPAFARAALAACRDAARRLHEDALS is encoded by the coding sequence ATGAGTGACGCAGCGGTGTGGCCGTGGCCGGAAGGGGCGGCGACCGGGATCGGATCGCTGCCGGGGATCGATGTCGCCGAGGCCCAGCGGGTGGTCCTGGGGGATCTTCCCGACTTTCCGCATCTGCCGGAGCTGCCCGCGCGCGGACCCGGCGCCGACCTCGTCGGCCGCGGCGCCGGTTTCCTGGTCGAGCTGCCGGTCGAGCTCTACGCCGGCCGCTGGCGGGTCGCGGCCCGGCCCGGCAAGGACCTGCGGCGCACGCGTGACCTGCTGGACCGCGACGTCGATCAGCTGACCGAGCAGGCCGCCGAGTTCACCGGCCCGGTCAAGGTCCAGGCGGCCGGGCCGTGGACGCTCGCCGCGAGCATCGAGCTGCCGATCGGCGGCCGGCTGCTGCGCGATCCCGGCGCGGTCCGCGACCTGACCGCGTCGCTCGCCGAGGGCGTGGCCGCGCACGTCCGGGACGTCGCGGCCCGACTGCCCGGCGCCACCGTCGTGCTGCAGCTGGACGAGCCGTCGATGCCGGCCGTGCTGGCCGGCCGGGTGCGCACCGAGAGCGGGCTGGGCACGTACCGGGCGGTCGAGGCGACGCTCGCGTCGGAACTGCTCCGGCAGGTCGTGGACGCGGCCGGGGTGCCGGTCGTGGTGCACTGCTGCGCGCCGGACGTGCCGCTGGACGTGATCCGTTCGTCCGGTGCCGCCGGCGTCGCACTGGACCTGTCCCTGGTCGAGCGGCTCGATCCGCTCGGCGAGGCGCTCGACGCGGGCCTGGGCCTGCTGGCCGGCGCCGCACCCACCGGGCTGTCGTCCGGCCCGGCCGGGGTCGCGTCCGCCGTGGTCGCGGACCGGGTGCGGAAGCTGTGGCGGGAGCTGGGCTTCCCGGCGGCGCAACTGGCGAAACAGGTGGTGGTGACGCCCGCGTGCGGCCTGGCCGGTGCGACCCCGGCGTTCGCCCGCGCCGCGCTGGCCGCCTGCCGCGACGCCGCCCGGCGACTGCACGAGGACGCGCTGAGCTGA
- a CDS encoding aminotransferase class IV family protein, translating to MTVAQVDGAEATAEQLRALAVTNYGHFTSLQVRAGAVHGLTHHLERLDRQSHALFGRGLDGARVRGLLRHALAGTPDASVRVTVFSGEGRRPSAVAPAEPHVLVTVDPPVPALTSPLRVCTVSYERDLPEVKHVATFGLTWHWRRARAQGADDALFVDRNGLVSEGTVWNVGFSDGDRVVWPAAGMLHGVSMRLLKDGLDRLGVPWEVRPVPVAEVSRFRFAFASNSISPVRPLAAIDGTQFAPDDALVTLLGSAYRAIPAEPV from the coding sequence ATGACGGTCGCGCAGGTCGACGGCGCCGAGGCCACGGCGGAGCAGCTGCGGGCGCTGGCCGTGACGAACTACGGGCACTTCACCTCCCTCCAGGTGCGCGCGGGAGCCGTGCACGGCCTGACGCATCACCTGGAGCGGCTGGATCGGCAGTCGCACGCGTTGTTCGGCCGTGGCCTGGACGGTGCGCGAGTGCGCGGCCTGCTGCGCCACGCGCTGGCCGGGACGCCGGACGCGTCGGTCCGGGTGACGGTCTTCTCCGGCGAGGGCCGGCGGCCCAGCGCGGTCGCGCCCGCGGAGCCGCACGTGCTGGTCACCGTGGACCCGCCGGTCCCGGCGCTGACGTCGCCGCTGCGGGTGTGCACGGTGTCGTACGAGCGGGACCTGCCGGAGGTGAAGCACGTCGCCACGTTCGGCCTGACCTGGCACTGGCGCCGGGCCCGGGCACAGGGCGCCGACGACGCGCTGTTCGTCGACCGGAACGGCCTGGTCAGCGAGGGTACGGTGTGGAACGTCGGCTTCTCCGACGGCGACCGGGTGGTCTGGCCGGCGGCCGGCATGCTGCACGGCGTGTCGATGCGGCTGCTCAAGGACGGCCTCGACCGGCTCGGCGTGCCGTGGGAGGTGCGGCCGGTGCCGGTGGCGGAGGTGTCCCGGTTCCGGTTCGCGTTCGCCAGCAACTCGATCAGTCCGGTGCGCCCGCTGGCCGCGATCGACGGGACGCAGTTCGCACCGGACGACGCGCTGGTGACACTGTTGGGGTCCGCGTACCGGGCGATCCCGGCGGAGCCGGTCTGA